Proteins from a genomic interval of Neodiprion lecontei isolate iyNeoLeco1 chromosome 2, iyNeoLeco1.1, whole genome shotgun sequence:
- the LOC107217794 gene encoding uncharacterized protein LOC107217794, whose translation MSSERIVGDNHDRRSRSAQNDRSSVASGPLPYSLNRLNKNTPRSASHGSLYDNNSDIYVTSAAYKAPSEISQGSRYSLAPSAKVGHEVPSSYGYPPSGRSGISTTKTRTSRKGGLVMETMSAPNPFCPNTKGICCLMLLLNLGLILVTLGFVIVLQFFEPLFVWILGIVFLVFGFLTLLGSLLYCVHVFRDARHPKDINQEDLYWSWHWQRRINSPPEIHYRADDKYQDDEYSDRLSKYSGKMSDKHSQRY comes from the exons ATGTCATCCGAAAGAATTGTAGGCGATAATCACGACCGGAGATCACGGAGTGCGCAAAATGATCGGAGCTCCGTTGCTTCGGGACCTTTGCCGTATTCCCTGAACCgattgaacaaaaacactccacGAAGTGCCTCCCATGGTAGTCTGTATGACAACAATTCAGATATTTACGTAACAAGTGCCGCCTACAAAGCACCCTCCGAGATAAG TCAAGGGTCGCGGTACAGTTTAGCGCCCAGTGCAAAGGTTGGTCACGAGGTACCTAGTAGCTACGGATATCCTCCATCTGGGAGATCCGGAATATCCACAACCAAAACACGCACCTCGCGAAAAGGAGGCTTAGTCATGGAAACCATGTCCGCACCAAATCCTTTCTGCCCCAATACCAAAGGCATCTGTTGCCTGATGTTGCTTTTAAACCTTGGTCTGATTCTCGTTACTCTGGGTTTCGTAATTGTGCTTCAATTCTTCGAGCCGTTATTCGTATG gATTCTCGGGATAGTTTTCTTAGTCTTTGGATTTCTCACACTCCTTGGTAGCCTACTCTACTGTGTTCATGTCTTTCGAGATGCAAGGCATCCAAAGGATATTAACCAAGAGGACTTGTACTGGTCGTGGCACTGGCAAAGGCGGATTAATTCGCCTCCAGAGATACACTATAGGGCAGACGATAAATATCAGGATGACGAATACAGTGATAGATTAAGCAAATATTCCGGAAAAATGTCTGACAAGCACAGTCAACGGTATTGA
- the LOC107217792 gene encoding activating transcription factor of chaperone: MSTDQYQKIWVLKAEPSSPASPNSRASPIETSTSDIFNDWLSFDSIENLSNNGEEVMYEEEAEKADEKTSRAQVATKLLEQLEEFIKEEPSADWLEEKTDLPIFEELSPLDYGISQPILPSGTIKLQTQLQQQETTRTLLQEFESVLGDVEACYQAPVTALTPPQSPPAKFYNTTNSKILISLSPTFQTQGVSVVKPEDQFQEIPSLPSVAPLSQWGAENISLEPLGDVASELAAVDEIVRSCAKNISSSSLSTSSDTSCVSFEEDSNDDPLWTPEATPSTTSTPVVSKNRYRKPYSRPPSDDRKVRKKEQNKNAATRYRQKKKQEIKEIVGEVQELTNYNEKLQGQVGDLQREIRCLKGLMRDLFKAKGLMK, encoded by the exons ATGTCTACCGATCAATATCAGAAAATCTGGGTATTGAAGGCGGAGCCCTCATCACCGGCTTCACCCAATTCCCGTGCTTCGCCCATTGAAACTTCTACCTCTGACATTTTCAATGATTGGCTGAGCTTTGATAGCATTGAAAATCTCAGCAACAATGGGGAAGAGGTCATGTACGAGGAAGAGGCGGAAAAGGCGGACGAGAAAACATCACGAGCGCAAGTGGCTACTAAACTCTTAGAACAACTGGAAGAATTTATCAAAGAAG AACCCTCTGCTGACTGGCTTGAAGAGAAAACTGACCTACCAATATTCGAAGAACTATCACCTTTGGACTATGGGATCAGCCAGCCCATCCTACCATCAGGTACAATAAAGTTGCAAACGCAGTTGCAGCAACAAGAAACAACTCGGACCCTACTACAGGAATTTGAAAGTGTACTGGGTGATGTAGAGGCCTGTTACCAAGCTCCTGTCACGGCATTGACTCCACCACAGTCACCTCCTGCTAAATTCTACAACACAACAAATTCCAAAATACTGATATCTCTATCACCAACTTTTCAAACTCAGGGCGTTTCTGTGGTCAAACCCGAGGAtcaatttcaagaaattcCATCCTTACCCAGTGTCGCCCCATTGTCGCAATGGGGTGCTGAGAACATCTCTCTTGAACCACTGGGGGACGTCGCAAGCGAATTGGCAGCAGTCGACGAAATAGTTCGCTCATGTGCCAAGAATATATCATCATCAAGTCTATCCACTAGCTCTGATACGAGTTGTGTATCTTTTGAGGAGGATTCCAATGATGATCCATTGTGGACACCCGAAGCTACACCTTCTACCACGTCAACACCTGTTGTGTCGAAGAATCGTTATCGCAAACCTTACTCCCGTCCACCGTCAGATGATAGAAAGGTCCGCAAAAAAGAGCAGAATAAGAACGCAGCAACTCGTTACAGGCAGAAGAAAAAGCAAGAAATAAAAGAGATCGTGGGGGAGGTACAGGAGCTGACTAATTACAATGAGAAACTGCAGGGCCAAGTTGGTGATCTTCAGCGGGAGATTCGTTGCCTCAAGGGGCTGATGAGGGACCTATTCAAAGCCAAGGGActtatgaaataa